A window of the Phaenicophaeus curvirostris isolate KB17595 chromosome 9, BPBGC_Pcur_1.0, whole genome shotgun sequence genome harbors these coding sequences:
- the VDAC2 gene encoding voltage-dependent anion-selective channel protein 2 encodes MAIPPSYVDLGKSARDIFNKGYGFGLVKLDVKTKSASGVEFTTSGSSNTDTGKVNGSLETKYKWAEYGLTFTEKWNTDNTLGTEIAIEDQIAKGLKLTFDTTFSPNTGKKSGKIKSAYKRECLNLGCDVDFDFAGPAIHGSGVFGYEGWLAGYQMTFDSAKSKLTRNNFSVGYKTGDFQLHTNVNDGSEFGGSIYQKVSDNLETAVNLAWTAGSNSTRFGIAAKYKLDSTASISAKVNNSSLVGVGYTQTLRPGVKLTLSALIDGKSINAGGHKLGLGLELEA; translated from the exons ATGGCGATTCCTCCATCCTACGTAGACCTCGGCAAATCTGCCAGGGATATCTTCAATAAAGGCTATG GTTTTGGGCTGGTGAAGCtggatgtgaaaacaaaatctgcCAGCGGAGTG GAATTCACAACATCTGGTTCATCGAACACAGACACTGGAAAAGTCAATGGGAGCTTGGAGACCAAATACAAGTGGGCTGAGTACGGGCTGACTTTCACAGAGAAATGGAACACAGATAACACTCTGGGAACAGAAATTGCAATTGAAGATCAG ATTGCCAAAGGCTTGAAGTTGACATTTGATACAACTTTCTCACCAAATACAGG aaagaaaagcgGTAAAATCAAGTCAGCTTATAAACGTGAATGCCTAAACCTAGGCTGCGATGTTGACTTTGATTTTGCTGGGCCTGCCATCCATGGTTCAGGTGTCTTTGGTTATGAAGGCTGGCTCGCTGGTTACCAGATGACTTTTGATAGTGCCAAATCAAAATTGACAAGAAATAACTTCTCTGTTGGTTACAAGACTGGAGACTTCCAACTGCACACTAATGT AAATGATGGTTCAGAATTTGGTGGGTCAATTTACCAGAAAGTGAGTGACAATCTTGAAACAGCTGTAAACCTGGCTTGGACAGCAGGCAGCAACAGCACTCGCTTCGGCATTGCGGCTAAATACAAGTTGGATTCCACTGCTTCTATCTCT gcgAAAGTGAACAATTCTAGTCTAGTTGGAGTGGGTTACACCCAGACCCTGAGGCCAG GTGTGAAGCTGACACTGTCTGCCCTGATAGACGGAAAGAGCATCAATGCTGGTGGCCACAAACTTGGTCTTGGCCTGGAATTGGAGGCTtaa